cgatttgtcctgtacagccctagttATGATTATGCTATACTGGCTTTAATCACTCAAGCATTTTGGATCAACAAAAGAAACATCAAACTCGTATATTATACTGCTGCGTCTAGTGCTTGTACTGTGTCATAATATAGTCGAAGATCCTAATGTAAATTTTTCGATACACAAATTTCCCACAAGTTAAGTCTTTTACAGTGACCTTTCAACTCttgtatatttttaatataaatggaTCAGGTAGCAATCAAGTTTTTAATAAAACATATACAATCAGTTCCACAGAAAGACAATTTTATGCAAATACATCTAGCCAAGAATTTAATTTGTTGGAGCATTTTGCATGACATTGGGCCTGGATAAGACTACAAATAACTTCCTCTTTCATGAATTTTGTGTCCATTGTTCCTTCTGAGATGATTgctcaataaataaaataatcctatttttatttcacttgcaatttatgaattttttaaaggGAAAAGAGTATGATATACTCTTCAACTTTGCTATATATAGCTTATATACCTTCGTTACAAAAATGGCTCACATATATCCCTACCATTACAAAAGTGACACAcatatgtattagttatatattAGAGAATCGTGAGTTTCATTAAGTATATCTTTCAAATAATAATCACCTTTTTAAAATCTTTCTAGTAGTGTCCTAAGAAGATCCATGACTTCTTCTTTAGCTCTGCCATGGCTTTTTCATCTCCTAAATTATTCAGAACGTAtacctattcaaatatttatagCAGTGTCCTATATCCATGAATCCTCAACTTCCTCTCTCTGAACTTTCGTTCGCCTCTCTCCTTTCGCTCTGGCATGGCTTGTCTATCTCTTCTCCGTCCTCACTCGCTCGTCTCCTCCTCCTCTCTCTTTACAATACATATTGCAGACACAAATGGTAACAGTCGATATAAATGATACTTGTTAATTATACAGAACATTTTCAGTGATACAAAATGCATATGAGAATATTTTTCAATGATACAAATCTTTATTTgcgatttaaaataaaaatggtaTATTTCAATGgtacaaatacaaataatatttttttcaaggcAACATATGAtaacaaatacaaatataaatacaaaCACACAAGACAACAAGTATAAACACAAAAACAATGGTAAcgtataaatataaataaataaggtaACAGGTGAATACAAATACACATAAATATAAATACAGTTGTATCTCTCTTGCCTCTCGTCTCTCTCCCCCCTCTCCTAATCTCACTCGCTTCTCTGCTCCTTCTCCTAGATCTTGCCCGCCTCGTTCCTCCCTCTCCCATTCTCGTTCGCCTCTCTCCTCTTTCAAACATGTACCTATAAATCTTAATCAAGCAAACTATAACTATAAATCTCTAATTAAGCccaaactataaaaaaaatatcttctaatatttattttattatcaaattttgaaaaatttaacGTCAATTTTTTCAAGTTTCTAAAATCTAAGGCAGACCAATTTTTGagctttttgaaaattttcaaatatatattcaaacataaattttaaattttatgagggATAGGAATATCTACGTAGTAGTGAACCCTGTTATTTCCCGGCGGAAAAGTAAATTGCCGCCGCCGTACACATTCTGTCTTTTACTTCATCTTCATCAGAAGTCAAGATAATCTGACTTCTCTAGCAAAATTTCATGCAATCCAATTTATACCCATCCACCCACACCCGTTCTTGTTTCTCATGGAACCCAGACAAACCCCAAATTCCCTCACCCAAAATCTTTGAACAACAGAGGCTACTAAATAATCCAACTCCCAAGCTCAAAACCTCAATTAACTACCCAAGTGTATCTAATTCTCTGAAAACATCGTTAAATTTTGGTGAAGAAAAGTTGAATAAGCAAGAAGAAGAAACTAGAGTTCCTTTTTATCTTCCAATCTCGATTCGCAACTCAGATAGTCATTCTAGGTATATTTGGGATGGGAAAGACTTGAAGTTGGTCTCTCTTgaagggaatgcattttctatATCCGATTTTGACTCTAGTTTTGAAGATACAGTTCAAAAGTTGGTCAGAATTTGTATTTCCGCAATAAGAAATTTCTTTCTTCCGAGGGAAGTTAGTCGTAATTACCTTGAATATGTGAAGTGGAAGTTTGTTCATCGTGTTTCCAGTTCGGCTCTCCAAGTTCTCGCGACCCAGGtacacttttcttttttttttgtaaattactgttatacaacaaagtttagattttgatgttgaattttcatatttcagcTATTTAACTATTTGGTATTCAATCTTCATATTCCGTATATTGAACTTGTAAATCGTTGTATACGGTGAAAAGTTTCAATTTTGTGTTCAGTCTTGTATTTCAGCTACCAAACTTGAAATTATTCGTATAACCATATTAAAGTTGGAATTTTGATGTTGAGTCTTCATATTTCGACTATGGAACTTGTAAATTGTTGGTGAATGGTAGTAATAAGTTTAGATTTTGATTTTGCATATTCATATCTCAGTTATTGAACTTGTAAAACTTGTTTGTTAGTATATGGTGAAAAGTTTAAATTTCAGCTTTTAGTGTTGAGTTTGGAATCTTCCGTCGGAGCACATGATATTTTTCTGGTGAAACTGGTAACTTTTGTATTCCTCAGCATCAAGGGCTATGCTGGCCACCTCCAAAAGATgttacaagaaaagaaaaaagacaaaTACTTACAAAGAGCCTATTTGGTTATTATGATCTTTATATGGGGAATTAGCCTTTTTGTAGTTCACCTGTGGAATTAGTCATTATGATCTTTATGAAGGTACCACTAGTTCACTTGTTATTTGTGTACCTGCACAATGTGTATTAGCATCGTAGGTGCAGATCACTCAAATAAATTCCTTGACAGTGGCTTGTGTAATCGGTTGTATTTTTGTGAACGGCGATACAGGCTATGTTGCGGGCAATTGGAATTGGGAACTCCCGTTCACTTCCATTAGCTGCTGCACTGAATTGGGTCCTGAAGGATGGTCTTGGACGGTTGTGCAGGTGCATCTACACTGCTAGCCTAGCATCTTCTTTTGATACCAATCTTAAGGTATAGCTTTCTAACATAGAACAACAGGGGATAATTTGTGCAGGTCCTCTTATAAAACTTATTTTACTGACTCATTcttatcttttggaaaatgatgcTATAtcttttctaagaatgttggcCGGTACGCTAGAAAGATTGCCAGTTTTATAAGCAAGATTACCTTAAGAGACTATGTAAAAGTTTCATTTGCCTGTGTCTTACCTTGTTTTATGGGGTTGGCTGCAGAGAGTAAGGTTCTGTACATCAGTTCTCTTCAGTTTGAGCATTGGAGTTGAATTGTTGACTCCTGTATTCCCACAATACTTTTTGATGCTTGCATCAATTGCCAACATTGCCAAGCAAATAAGCCTTGCGTGTTATCTAGCAACTAGTGTAAGTCTCAGCTACAAAATGTATGATGTTATATTTATATGCATGTGTAACACTTTTGAGATCTGATCTCAAATTCTCCAGCTTTAGCTCTTTGTTATGATACTTGTGTGATGTGAGCTAGTTATTTTAACTGCAAGTGATACATTTTCCCATATCTTGCCATTAAGCTGTTTACCATGTTTTATTTCCCTTTATAGTTTCTAACAATTCCATTACAATTTGACATATGAAttgatttcttcaaaattttgcTATGTAGAGGGCTATTAAGATCTGAAGTGCCTTTGGCATATTCAAAATAGTAGGCTAATAAATGTATGCACTTACGAGCCTTTGAATTTCTACTGTGAGGTCCCAGGTCAACTATGGCACTGTAAAGCTGATGCAACTTAATTTTGTCACTTGGTTGAATTGCTTTCTGAAAATGAAATTAGTTGAAGTCGAGTACTCTAGCCATCTAATTGCTTCTGTTAATGAACAATTTACTTTCATAAGTCCTAGAGATCTGAGAGAAACAATGTCTTCTAGATTTAAGCGTTTTTAGCATATCTATAACAGCTGGAAGAGAATTGATGCAATTAAAGACCTTGAATTTCTCCTCTAACATGCAAGTGAAATATGAAATTATCAGGGAGTTACTGCTTGTTTTTGCCAGTTAATGTGGAAAATGGCTATGTTCAGTAATTGTAGTTTGCTTAAATAGCCAAATCGCATGTTAAATTTTTAGCGATATGAATAAGCACAGGTGTCTTCTGGATTTATCAGTAACATTAACAAATTTGAGTTAGAATTTTCTGTTTGAGAATTTATTGTTGACGTGTTTAACAGACTGCTGTTCATAGAAGCTTTGCAATTGCTGATAACCTTGGTGAGGTTTCTGCAAAAGGACAGGTTCTCTATAATGTTTCATCATGTCATGCTGGTTTCTTATTAATTTCACTCTTCCAATCTTACTGTTGGCTTATGTTTCAGATTCAAACAGTTTGCTTTGATAATCTTGGTCTTACACTTGCTGCAACCCTGAACATACTGTCCGCTAATAATCCAAGGTTTGTTTGTTTTCCAATTTGAATTTCTGAAGTATTTCTGTCAGCTTTTATCTATGTTTTGAAATTATATAGAGATTCTTTGCATTTGCCTTCATGAACCTATCCATTTGGTCTATCTTGTTGTGCTTGAAGTGGAACAGTTTATACAACATGGCTCTTGTTATTTCCTTTTTACACTGTGATATGAGAAGTGAACATGTGATTTATACCTTCTACCATTCCTTATATAATAAGATCCTAAAAGTGGTTTGACACATTTTGTGCTGCTTCTGGTAATCCCTGTAATGTAGATTCCTGACTTCTGAATGATATAAAAGATTGCAGGCAGGTCTACCATTTGTGATGTACCCAATCTTCTCAGTGCTTGACCTTTTTGGTATTTATCAAGGACTAAAGCATGTGCATCTGCAGACATTAACTAAGGTTGGCCCTCGTTCTCTATGCTGAAAGCATTAGTAATCAAGTTGAATTATACTGCCTTTTTTTTGGCTACTTAACTAAGGTTATATTTGCTTGAAGGAGAAGAAATATGTGATATGCCATGATCTACTTAACAGTCTTTATTGAGTGAATGTTAATCATCTTAATGTGTTGATTCGGATATTACTCCTTTTACATTAATTTCAGGATAGACTTGACATCATTATAAGCACATGGATTCAACAAGGATTTGTCCCATCACCTGAAGAGGTGAGTAAACAGGAGGGTGTTGGCTTATCTTGGAGCAGAGGTAATTTTTAACTTTCATTTTTCCGTAACAAGGCCTTATTACTTGGGTTAGTGCTAGTTCATTATTAGAGAAACATTCTTAATCAGCTTTAATCAGGCAGAGAGCCATGGTCTATCAGAATTGGTTGTTTAAATCCTAGACGTTGCACAGCAAAGCTATCTGTGATGACGATGCAATCTTTGAATAGTGAAGACTTTTATTTCTTGAGCCCGGAAAGTTTGAGTAGTGACTTCAAAAGGAACCAAGAGGTATGTATAGCCAAAAAGCGTAAGAGATTTAATCAGGGACAGGCAAAGCTGTTACCTTTCTGAATGTGTTTCTTAAGCAGTTCTTCTTGCTTTGCTATTACAGTATGGCATCCTACTTTGTCTGCGGGAAGGGGCAGGCACGCTAGATGTGATCAGGGGCATATTGCATGTAAGATATTATATCCATCTCTTACTCTCATAGTAATAACTATATCAAGTAGTTATTTGGAACTAATGATTTTCCTTTGCAAATGAACCAAGGATGCTGGTAAACCAATAGTTTTACTTCGAATAATATATCTAGCAATGTTTTTTTCTTGCTGAGCTCTTTTATAATGGTTAGTATTCTTTATAATAACAATTCTGGTGATTGACAGGCAAGTTATGTCCGCAAGGGTATAGAAGCTTGTGGTAGTTCTAGTGCAGTTCTCAAGCAATGGCTTAACCTAGTTGAAGATGGCAAGAGATTAACAGAACAAAATTTGGGTCTCTTGTATGAGCAAATGTTGTCTATGGGGTGGGCATGTAAGAATATTCTTTTGAGCACGCAGGAGCAAGCCCGCTATAGTTTTATAGCTGACtgagcatatatataccttcttCCGGTTATGGTTGGTTTGCAAAGAGGAAAATGAATAAAGGGTCAAAGAAACCATGACAAGGAGATTTTGTTCTTTATGTCcttgtatttgtatataatcGAAACTTTGGGCATCTCTCAAATTAAAAGAGATGCCCTGTACAAGTCCGTGAGTACTGGCTGCATAAAGAGAGAAGGTGTTGTACAAATTTTGACTAGCTTTCTCCGTGTTGTAGATTAACTGATTGAGGTTAAAATTGCTATCCACAGATTATTGTTTCCTCATTCATCCATTTTGTTTGAAGGGTTTTGTAATCATCTCATCCAAAAACTTGGTACATTTTATTTATGAGAATATACACGCTCTATATGAGCAAGTCAGATTCTCTTTTCGTGCCAAGCTAGTGGAAATCTTTTCATGGTGATTAATTGACTATCATAAGACTGGAGTTCAAGCCCGGTAACTTAATTTTGATACTGCATTGAATTAGGCAGTGATCACACAATTCAGCAGAAATATAACTTGGAACACTTTTCTCAGCTCTCTGGTACTGGATACTCCAGTGTATGGCACTGACATGGAACTTGGAACTCGGTAGGGAGTGGTAAATTAAACTCTGGCAAACAAAATGAAAGTTCAGCTAGCTAGGCAACCAATTGAGCTATTAAAATTTCAAGAGTCATTTTTACCTCATACAACTCTACAGCTGAGAATATCTTTTAGTAAGATTTAATTATGGGTTGTCATTTCTCAAACCTGAGCAAGCTTGTATGACAGATTTAGAAGAatatcatgatttttatgaagcaaTTCATAATCTTGTGCAATCACATAATGATTCAACACTTGAATGAGATGAGACTCTTGCAGATTGACAGTTCAGCCGTTCCTACCCACAAGTATCAATAAAATTTGCAATATATCATCAAAAAGTTGTTACAaagtttaatttcttttttttggtttacCCATCCGGTGTCCAAAACCAGGCTCGCCATTTAACACCTTTACCAGAGCATACTTCTCATTCAAGCAAGCAATACAACATAAGCTAATGCCCGAGCTAAAATCTTCAAAATCATCAGCCATCATTTGGTACGTAGCAAGCCAGATGTAGATAGAAGCCGTAATGCTTGACTGGAATTATTCAGAACAGCTGATGATCTTGATACCTGCATCTTGCGTTTCTTTAAGAATTCCAGTGAATTCTGTAAGCACGGAGGAGGTGGTAGATCCTTCAATATAACTGGTCCAGACCTGTCCAAGCCAACAAAGATACAGTGAGTAAATAAAAGTGAGTTatcaaaattataataattaaatcagAAGAGAGCATAATGCTCACCCAGAGTTCTTGAATCTTTTCTTTTTACAGGTAGGCTTCTTCTCATGTTCTTCCTCTGAGTCTGACGAGAAAACTTTCCTGCACATAATTGAGTACCGTTTTTCAAGAACTGACAAGAGTGAGAAGAATACACCAAGAAATGCAAAAATGAAACAACTAACTTACTTCTCACGAGCTGCAAGGATTTTCACAATCTCATCAGGTAGCATTCCTCTATTGTCCTTTGACTCCTGCGCATTGTCAGGTTCTTTTGTATCTTCAATGCTTTCATCATTTTGTGTAGGTCGTGGAGTTAACTTTTGAGCCCATTGTCTACGACGTTCCTTCCCTTCTCGAACAACTCTACAGCAGAGCAGTCATTTCATGAAAAACGATGCAATAACCATAAGTAGCTCACATTTTTTGCAATTAAAGGTTATAATCCCCAGGTAAAGACTACCAAATCAAACATGTGGAATTTGCCGCTAATATCACCCACATGAATAAAAGTTACAAGTAGCTTATACCAGTTTTCAGgactaaattatatataacaGCCTCAAAGGACCATAAGCAAATCTAAGTTGCCATCTACACTATAGATCTGAATGGCAGATATAAGAACTTTCATAGTTCCTCGAACCTAATACTGATGGCTGACTTACATTAATCCTCCAAACCAGTTTGTAAAGACAACATTTCATAGTTCTTGAACCTACTACTGATTACTGACTTACATTTATCCTCCAAACCAGTTTGTAAAGACAACATTTCTAGACTAAAACACATGTACCTGAATATCAAGCCTGAAACAATGCAGTGATATAATACTAGTTTACTACTCAATTTACCAAAAACTATAACTTACCCCTTTTTCTCCCATCACGATGCTTTTGTACAGGAGTTCAAAACTCCGTGGAACCTTTACTCTTTAATAAAAAAGATGCTTTTGTGCAGAAATGCCACTTCAATTCAAACCTTAAGAGGTATGGAGTAAATAGCTTTCTTAACAATTAAACTATTTCAACCTTTTATCACCAGATAAATCGAGCAATTAATCAGAATCCTATCTGAAATTGAAGTTATAACAATTCACCAACAAACCCATAAACCTTGGTATGaatattgaattttaaaattgcCAGAAAACGTGGACTCCCAGAACTACCTCCACAACCAAAAAAGCATAACTGATCTCTCTCGAGATAAAATCTTTCAAATTAAAACTGATAAGTCCATGATTCTAGTCAGAGGGTTCAGAGCGCACTTGCACTCACTACATATCTACACCTGCTTTTCAGCAGGATATTGAacaaagttcaagtatttaTCATAATCGTATGACTAATAAATAATCTACTAGTAAACTAGCATTACATAAACTTTAAAAGAACTGAATTTTTAACTTCCAATTACCTTCCctcaaaacaaaacaaaaaataaaattatgaacaGAGCATACCTAGCCTTATGTTCTCTTTCAACTTTTCTAATCTCCTCATCGTTTTGAATTCCCTGCAATGAAAACCAATTAGCTCAACTTCGAGTACATCTGTTATCGCAAAAGACAGTAAATTGATCAGAAATTTCAGATTTAAACAAACCTGTAAGGTAGTTAGTTCTTCGGGGGCATCGGAATCACTATCTTCTCCTCTTCCCGACATATCAATTGAACAAAAAGTATCGCACGTTTGGAGAGGGTTTTAGGGTTAGGGTTTTGGAGTAGAAGTAAAGGAACTTGTCAGCGTATTTGTGAAATAATTTTCGCGTTACTGCAATGttaacttatattttttttaaaattataaaaaacattattttgtaaaaaacttggatacataagtctttttttttatattaggGTTGTTCATGattatgatttaaaaattaatccGAACTGCAATTCTAATTAAACTGATTTAAAAAAtcgatatttgatttgatttggttaggtttgattttaaattttgaaaatcgatACTATTTGATTGGTTTTGATTTTACTAAAAATGAaccacaaaaaaaatcaaatcgaactgagaaattatatatataaattccataattatttatatattattcataaataaaatataaaaaatttatcaaattttaactAACTTAAAGTCTTTAACTTTATCATTTTCTCAAGCCCAACAGTTCAATTTtggtatataatttttttgtaccCCTCTAGCGGCTAGTTCCTCAATTGTTGAGTTTGGGCTATTATaaagatttgattttttaatcttTGGTGTATAATaactttaatattatttaactAAATTACTTTTTTCGTGTAATAATAACTCTACTATTGCTTAATTGTTTAATTGAATCCACAATAGCTTTCTTGTGGTTGTTCATGGACTAGGTGTTTGTGTCTATCGAGATGTGGTTGCCTTcaacaaatttattattttcaaactgaaaaaaataaaaaataaaaaaaggtgagccaaaccgacaataaccaaatcgacggttattttttttttggtttgattttagaaatttgaaaccgattaaattggtttggttttggttttaactaatAACCGAATCATGAACGCCCCTACCTAATACATAGTGATGTCTTTAATGTTATTGCGctagaaaaggaaaaattaacGGAAGATCTgttaattgaatattttattacatttaaaaagaaaaaaagtaaataaagaaaGCATCAATCATGGAAAAACTTTATTGGCAATGGGATTCAATTCCTGCAAATTGAAACATGCTAGTACaattcaaaattcttctttccatccttccaaaaaaaaacactcaatttttgaattaaaattgtCGACAAATTGTATTGATACAACATGAACCTGTCGATCTTTTTGAGACATTCCAAAATCTAAAAAAGTGGGGTGAGGTATGaacaatacaaaagtgatggaattGTTGTTGGTCAAAATATGGAAGTTGGTGGTGGCTCCGATAAAGGCTTTGAGTCAAGATCCATGGATGGCGCTATtgttgaaagtgaaaaaaagttACGGGAATTGGTACAGAGTAAAGAAAAATGTGTAGAAGAATTTCGTCAtcacgttttttttctttcaacaaatcagattgttgatttttttttccaattttttgttgttcatctttttgtgatacatataggttcagatttttaatgtatctagttgtttttctttcttaaattaatgtattATGCCTTCATTTCAATATTACgatacattatatttttatcatgcACAATATATATTCTATTCAAATATTAGTTTTGATACATAAccttaatttattaaaacacaaattagtatgtatcatgttcatagttatttatttgatacaaaactattacaaattttattattttttactaccAGATATATACACCTCAACTTATTCAACTATAAGATTATGTATCTATAgacattatcaaatataattattgatataaaaacactaataattttataacaatatcaatttgtatcatattcatagttatgtatatgacacaacattgatagaacaactggttatttttattttttaattttttgttgttcatctttttctgatacatatgagttctgaatatgatacataaatttaaatttataataaatgtatctgatacataacggCTACTAGTAATATATTCATCTAAAATATAACATCTTATGGGCAATAACTACCTATTTAATGTATATAGTGGAAATAAtgtacttaaacttcaaataatgtacataaatagtaatgtaTCATGATAAATCTATCCATCTCGAAAATACAATTCAAatgtaatgtatcataatgtagaaaCGAAGGCATTATACAtaaatt
The sequence above is a segment of the Solanum dulcamara chromosome 11, daSolDulc1.2, whole genome shotgun sequence genome. Coding sequences within it:
- the LOC129874470 gene encoding protein root UVB sensitive 4, which gives rise to MQSNLYPSTHTRSCFSWNPDKPQIPSPKIFEQQRLLNNPTPKLKTSINYPSVSNSLKTSLNFGEEKLNKQEEETRVPFYLPISIRNSDSHSRYIWDGKDLKLVSLEGNAFSISDFDSSFEDTVQKLVRICISAIRNFFLPREVSRNYLEYVKWKFVHRVSSSALQVLATQAMLRAIGIGNSRSLPLAAALNWVLKDGLGRLCRCIYTASLASSFDTNLKRVRFCTSVLFSLSIGVELLTPVFPQYFLMLASIANIAKQISLACYLATSTAVHRSFAIADNLGEVSAKGQIQTVCFDNLGLTLAATLNILSANNPRLQAGLPFVMYPIFSVLDLFGIYQGLKHVHLQTLTKDRLDIIISTWIQQGFVPSPEEVSKQEGVGLSWSRGREPWSIRIGCLNPRRCTAKLSVMTMQSLNSEDFYFLSPESLSSDFKRNQEYGILLCLREGAGTLDVIRGILHASYVRKGIEACGSSSAVLKQWLNLVEDGKRLTEQNLGLLYEQMLSMGWACKNILLSTQEQARYSFIAD
- the LOC129873206 gene encoding uncharacterized protein LOC129873206 — translated: MSGRGEDSDSDAPEELTTLQGIQNDEEIRKVEREHKARVVREGKERRRQWAQKLTPRPTQNDESIEDTKEPDNAQESKDNRGMLPDEIVKILAAREKKVFSSDSEEEHEKKPTCKKKRFKNSGSGPVILKDLPPPPCLQNSLEFLKKRKMQVSRSSAVLNNSSQALRLLSTSGLLRTK